The following coding sequences lie in one Anatilimnocola floriformis genomic window:
- a CDS encoding ATP-grasp domain-containing protein, translating to MERGPLIILGASVRAAAQWAIGAGYRPYAIDLFGDEDLRQLAETVKIERYPSEFLPALAAAPQAPWMYTGGLENYPRLIARLAKLRPLIGNGPNVLRKVRDPQWLAEFVRTTAVKYPQIGRREAGSEGREKEHGWLMKPLRSGGGMGIQRFVSPASRLAPPASRSSRHYYQQFISGQSCSASFRADEGRVRWIGATEQWIGFEHGAPQEFQYAGSLAPLELSAAEQAALLQMAERLAAATGMQGMFGCDFIRNAEGLWLIEVNPRYTASMELFARLRNDHQGKLIVYADRAGSCGESLRATMNSLHGSGVDVADIPCAGTCFEASQPICTLLVGGERATEVRHRLQAAAAKVRQTLDS from the coding sequence ATGGAGCGGGGACCACTCATCATTTTAGGGGCCAGTGTGCGAGCGGCTGCGCAGTGGGCGATTGGTGCCGGCTATCGCCCCTATGCCATCGATCTGTTTGGCGATGAAGACCTGCGGCAGTTGGCCGAGACGGTGAAGATCGAGCGCTATCCGTCAGAATTTCTGCCTGCTCTCGCGGCCGCTCCGCAAGCGCCATGGATGTACACCGGCGGCCTCGAAAATTATCCGCGCCTGATCGCGCGCTTGGCGAAGCTGCGACCGCTAATCGGCAATGGGCCGAATGTCCTGCGGAAGGTGCGCGATCCGCAGTGGCTGGCGGAGTTCGTGCGCACAACGGCGGTGAAGTATCCGCAGATCGGGAGGCGAGAGGCTGGAAGCGAGGGGCGAGAGAAGGAGCATGGTTGGCTAATGAAGCCACTGCGGTCGGGTGGCGGAATGGGCATTCAACGATTCGTATCCCCCGCCTCTCGACTCGCGCCTCCCGCCTCCCGATCATCCCGCCATTACTACCAACAGTTCATTTCCGGTCAATCGTGCAGCGCGTCGTTTCGTGCCGATGAAGGCCGAGTGCGCTGGATCGGCGCGACGGAGCAGTGGATTGGTTTTGAACATGGAGCGCCGCAGGAGTTTCAGTACGCCGGTTCGCTCGCACCGCTGGAGTTGAGCGCCGCGGAACAAGCGGCGCTGCTGCAAATGGCCGAGCGTTTGGCCGCAGCCACTGGCATGCAAGGAATGTTCGGCTGCGATTTTATCCGCAATGCAGAAGGGCTGTGGTTGATCGAAGTCAATCCGCGTTACACGGCGAGCATGGAACTTTTTGCTCGATTGCGGAATGATCATCAAGGCAAGCTGATTGTCTACGCCGATCGCGCGGGGAGTTGCGGCGAGTCGTTGCGAGCAACGATGAACTCACTGCACGGGTCTGGTGTTGATGTCGCTGATATTCCCTGCGCCGGCACGTGCTTCGAAGCAT
- a CDS encoding response regulator transcription factor — protein sequence MTAKHILVVEDERHLAVGIKYNLEAEGFQVTTVGDGPSALRLIDEGENDFDLIVLDLMLPGMSGYAVCETIRNSGNDVPILILSARTLTEDRTRGFNVGASQYLTKPFDLDELLSRVKNLLTHFPRKQFIDRSMPTKLTTFEFGKAKIDFPRFHLQVAGKEEQLTKREWELLQYFVEHEGRLIPRTELLQNVWQMPGHIQTRAPDQFILRLRKILEQDPAAPQHFLTVRDMGYRFVKQPLPEGAEE from the coding sequence ATGACCGCGAAACATATCCTGGTTGTCGAAGACGAACGCCACCTGGCCGTCGGCATCAAGTACAACCTCGAAGCCGAAGGCTTTCAGGTCACTACGGTCGGCGACGGCCCGAGTGCTTTGCGGCTGATCGACGAAGGCGAAAACGATTTCGATTTGATCGTGCTCGATCTGATGTTACCCGGCATGAGCGGTTATGCGGTGTGCGAAACAATCCGCAATTCAGGCAACGATGTGCCGATCTTGATTCTCAGCGCGCGTACACTCACGGAAGATCGCACCCGCGGCTTCAACGTCGGCGCGAGTCAATATCTCACCAAGCCGTTTGATCTCGATGAGCTGCTGAGTCGGGTGAAGAACCTGCTGACGCATTTTCCGCGCAAGCAGTTCATCGATCGGTCGATGCCGACAAAGCTCACCACGTTCGAGTTCGGCAAAGCCAAGATCGACTTCCCCCGCTTCCATCTGCAAGTAGCTGGCAAGGAAGAGCAGCTCACCAAGCGCGAGTGGGAACTGCTGCAATACTTCGTCGAGCACGAAGGCCGACTCATTCCGCGCACCGAGCTCTTGCAAAACGTCTGGCAAATGCCCGGCCACATTCAGACCCGCGCGCCGGATCAGTTCATTCTCCGCTTGCGGAAGATTCTCGAACAAGATCCCGCCGCGCCGCAACATTTTTTGACCGTGCGCGACATGGGCTATCGATTCGTGAAGCAGCCGCTGCCGGAAGGGGCTGAGGAGTAA
- a CDS encoding DUF1559 domain-containing protein, whose amino-acid sequence MFRLSLRTPVRARGFTLVELLVVIAIIGVLVALLLPAVQAAREAARSAQCKNNLRQVGLALHNYHDIHGRLPPGWIGNTPEGVPGWGWSVSILPQIEQQPLHDNLIQRNLPISDAVNQTAREHIIPVLLCASDPNPKRFKLGTGGDHGHDHEDEVEGEAHQHSVDDGTPMFQVSRSNYVGVFGTNEVEDAPNNGDGSFYFLSSTRFSDITDGLSNTLVIGERSARFGGSMWQGVVPTANEAMVRVVGVGDHTPNHRDHHFDDFGSYHPGGVHFVGGDGSVRRFNDTIDLQVYQAMLTRAGGEVNQ is encoded by the coding sequence ATGTTTCGCCTTTCGCTGCGCACGCCCGTGCGCGCCCGCGGTTTCACGCTGGTGGAATTGCTTGTTGTGATCGCCATCATCGGCGTGCTCGTGGCGCTGCTGTTGCCCGCCGTACAAGCGGCTCGAGAAGCTGCCCGCTCGGCGCAGTGCAAAAACAACTTGCGCCAGGTCGGCTTGGCCCTGCACAACTATCACGATATTCACGGCCGTCTGCCGCCCGGCTGGATCGGCAATACGCCGGAAGGCGTGCCCGGTTGGGGTTGGAGCGTGAGCATTCTGCCGCAGATCGAACAACAGCCGTTGCACGACAATCTCATCCAACGCAATTTGCCGATCAGCGATGCCGTGAATCAAACGGCCCGCGAGCACATCATTCCGGTGCTCCTCTGCGCGTCGGATCCAAACCCCAAGCGGTTCAAGCTCGGCACGGGGGGCGATCATGGCCACGATCATGAAGACGAAGTAGAAGGGGAAGCTCACCAACACTCGGTCGACGACGGCACGCCGATGTTTCAGGTCTCGCGCTCGAACTACGTTGGCGTGTTTGGCACGAACGAAGTCGAAGACGCGCCGAACAATGGCGACGGTTCGTTCTACTTTCTCAGCAGCACGCGTTTTTCGGATATCACCGATGGCTTGAGCAATACGCTGGTGATCGGCGAACGATCGGCCCGCTTCGGCGGCAGCATGTGGCAGGGCGTAGTGCCGACGGCCAACGAAGCCATGGTTCGCGTTGTCGGCGTGGGCGATCACACACCTAATCACCGCGATCACCACTTCGACGACTTCGGCAGTTACCACCCCGGCGGCGTACACTTCGTCGGCGGCGACGGCTCGGTGCGGCGGTTCAACGACACAATCGATCTGCAGGTCTACCAGGCCATGCTGACGCGGGCTGGTGGCGAAGTGAATCAATAA
- a CDS encoding efflux RND transporter periplasmic adaptor subunit, whose amino-acid sequence MAISFSPPVRNAALGIGALLLAGIGWKFLSPQHSAADKAAEHQGPTATPVSHESAVKIVDFSPAARAAAGVRVQPVDIGPFRQVISLTGKLALNEDRLSHVYPLVEGRVEEVKVQFGQRVQANDVLVVVQSKEVGQAKLQLFQDRLQHELALAKNKWTQESSANALAMLELIRTGATLETIEARLRDRPLGDYREKLMSAFLEHYRAKLHLERLSPLSKDGAIAGKQLLEAEATHNVTRAAMQSIIEQLAQDARQTAAASEQMVKDLQTRVAVDETTLLVMGFEKSELAEVNPAKLGESISHYTIRAPFAGTVIAKDVTPLERIGPTSQILSIADLSTVWVTADIFEEHLPRLKSLEGKNIQLRTSSWPGQSFAATVFYTGDIIQEASRTVSLRARAENKDGKLKPGMFVNIEIEDIATEEVLSVPLAAVQEHEGKSFVFVQIDAEHFERRDVQTGRRNDQSVELVAGLKAKDEIATAGCFALKSQMLAELLAE is encoded by the coding sequence ATGGCTATTTCGTTCAGTCCGCCGGTCAGAAACGCCGCCCTCGGTATCGGAGCACTGCTGCTGGCCGGCATCGGGTGGAAGTTCCTGAGCCCGCAGCATTCCGCCGCCGACAAAGCCGCCGAGCATCAGGGCCCCACGGCCACGCCGGTCTCGCACGAGTCGGCCGTCAAGATTGTGGATTTCTCGCCGGCAGCACGAGCAGCCGCGGGCGTTCGCGTCCAGCCCGTCGACATCGGCCCGTTTCGGCAGGTGATTTCGCTCACGGGAAAACTGGCGCTCAACGAAGATCGGTTGAGCCACGTTTATCCACTCGTGGAAGGGCGCGTCGAGGAAGTGAAGGTGCAGTTCGGCCAGCGTGTGCAAGCCAATGATGTGCTGGTGGTCGTACAGAGCAAAGAAGTGGGACAGGCCAAGCTGCAGCTGTTTCAAGATCGGCTGCAGCATGAACTCGCCTTGGCGAAAAATAAGTGGACTCAGGAATCATCGGCTAACGCGCTCGCGATGCTCGAACTGATCCGCACCGGCGCGACGCTCGAAACGATCGAAGCCCGGCTGCGTGATCGGCCGCTCGGCGACTATCGCGAAAAACTGATGTCCGCCTTCTTGGAGCACTATCGCGCTAAGTTGCACCTCGAACGACTCTCGCCGCTGTCAAAAGACGGCGCGATTGCCGGCAAGCAATTGCTCGAAGCAGAAGCCACTCACAACGTCACACGGGCTGCCATGCAGTCGATCATCGAGCAACTTGCGCAAGATGCTCGGCAGACGGCAGCGGCGTCGGAGCAGATGGTCAAGGATTTGCAAACCCGCGTCGCCGTCGACGAAACCACGCTACTCGTCATGGGTTTTGAAAAGAGCGAACTCGCCGAAGTGAATCCCGCCAAGCTGGGCGAGAGCATCTCGCATTACACCATTCGCGCGCCGTTTGCGGGAACCGTCATTGCCAAAGACGTCACGCCGCTCGAACGCATCGGACCCACGAGCCAGATCTTGAGCATCGCCGATCTTTCGACGGTCTGGGTGACGGCAGATATTTTTGAGGAACACCTGCCGCGACTCAAGTCGCTGGAGGGGAAGAACATTCAGTTGCGCACTTCCTCCTGGCCCGGCCAGTCTTTCGCGGCGACCGTGTTCTACACCGGCGACATCATTCAGGAAGCGAGCCGAACGGTATCGCTGCGAGCCCGCGCCGAGAATAAAGACGGCAAGCTCAAGCCGGGGATGTTCGTCAACATCGAAATCGAAGACATCGCCACCGAAGAAGTCCTCAGCGTGCCGCTCGCTGCTGTGCAAGAGCACGAGGGAAAATCGTTCGTCTTTGTGCAGATCGATGCGGAACACTTCGAACGCCGCGACGTGCAGACCGGCCGGCGCAATGACCAATCAGTCGAGCTCGTAGCAGGGCTGAAAGCCAAGGATGAGATTGCCACGGCGGGCTGCTTTGCGCTGAAGTCGCAGATGCTGGCCGAGTTGCTCGCGGAGTGA
- a CDS encoding efflux RND transporter permease subunit has translation MVNHIIDWSLENRFIVILLAIVLLGGGFIAVTTLPLDAVPDLTNVQVQVLTTSPSLGPVEVEQFITFPVENAMSGLPRVSEIRSISRFGLSAVTVAFEDGTDIYWARNLISERLQIARENIPKGMGDPQMGPIATGMSEIYQFEVRAKPGHDFNLMELRTILDWQIAFQLRSVPGVIEVNTFGGELKTYEVQLDPDKLLNFGISLNRIFHALEENNANAGGGYITHGAEQRLIRGEGLVGSLDDIAKVVLDNRSDGTPIRIEDVAQVRFAPMLRQGAVTRDGNREAVTGMVMMLMGGNSRQVVHDVKAKIKQIETTLPAGVYIDTFYDRTELVEKTIHTIAENIGVGVILVIIMLFLLLGDVRAGLIVAAAIPLSAMCALIAMKLAGVSANLMSLGAVDFGVIVDGAVVMIENAVRFASRYQRETGAVRIPKSVFKESAREVGTPILFAGLIVIIVFLPILSLQGVEGKMFRPMAFTFMTALTGALILSVTVMPVMASLFLARRVSSEDTRLVRWLKRSYEPMLKFAMERPVVMISVAGGIFAVSVLTAATFGVEFVPKLDEGDLAIQAVRLPSVSLETSLEMTKAIERTLLVFPQVESVVSKTGRPEIANDPMGVHQTDILVRLKAPEHWPKAIDKGDLVTEMQAALEKNVPGNSFGFTQPIELRVQELVAGVRSDVGLSLYGDDLEVLKTQGDRIVRVLNQVAGAADVQAQQIAGLPYVRVIVQRDAIARYGINSSDVLNAVSVVGGQPVGEVFEGQRRFPLQVRLAPNSRQSVEQLKQLKIEDARGRQIPISQLAEIKTEDGPSEISRHAIRRRLLIQCNVRGRDLAGFVNEAQEVVAKQVTLPPGYSLAWGGQFQNLQQATQRLMIAVPVALFLIFSLLYVTFSSVKLTLLIYLNVPIAATGGIFALWLRDMPFSISAGVGFIALFGIAVMNGVVLIEHIRHLREHGHDQLSAVVNGSIDRLRPVLMTAMCGALGFVPMAVSGSAGAEVQRPLATVVIGGLLTCTVLTLLVLPAIYRWFEPAASELPATEHH, from the coding sequence GTGGTAAATCACATCATCGATTGGTCGCTCGAAAATCGCTTCATCGTCATCCTGCTCGCCATCGTGCTGCTAGGCGGCGGTTTCATCGCCGTCACGACGCTGCCGCTCGATGCCGTTCCCGATCTGACGAATGTGCAAGTGCAGGTGCTTACCACTTCGCCTTCGCTCGGGCCTGTCGAGGTTGAGCAGTTCATCACGTTCCCGGTCGAAAACGCAATGAGCGGCCTGCCGCGGGTCAGCGAAATCCGCTCCATCAGCCGCTTTGGCCTGTCGGCGGTCACCGTCGCCTTCGAAGACGGCACCGATATCTATTGGGCGCGGAATCTAATCAGCGAACGCCTGCAGATTGCCCGCGAGAATATTCCGAAAGGAATGGGCGATCCGCAAATGGGCCCGATCGCTACAGGCATGAGCGAAATCTATCAATTCGAAGTCCGTGCCAAACCAGGACATGATTTCAACCTGATGGAACTGCGCACCATTCTCGATTGGCAGATCGCCTTTCAACTCCGCAGCGTGCCAGGCGTGATCGAGGTCAATACTTTCGGCGGTGAATTGAAAACGTATGAAGTGCAACTCGACCCCGACAAGTTGCTCAACTTCGGCATTTCTCTCAATCGCATCTTTCACGCGCTCGAAGAAAACAACGCCAACGCCGGTGGCGGTTACATCACGCACGGCGCCGAGCAACGACTGATTCGCGGCGAAGGGCTTGTCGGCTCGCTCGACGATATTGCCAAGGTAGTTCTCGACAACCGTAGCGACGGCACGCCGATTCGGATTGAGGACGTTGCGCAAGTGCGCTTTGCCCCGATGCTGCGGCAAGGCGCCGTCACGCGCGATGGCAACCGTGAAGCCGTCACCGGCATGGTGATGATGCTGATGGGGGGCAACTCGCGACAGGTTGTGCACGACGTTAAAGCCAAGATCAAGCAAATCGAAACCACGCTGCCTGCCGGCGTGTACATCGACACGTTTTACGACCGCACCGAGCTCGTCGAAAAAACGATCCACACCATCGCCGAAAACATCGGTGTCGGCGTGATCCTGGTAATCATCATGCTGTTTCTGCTGCTGGGCGACGTGCGCGCGGGACTGATTGTCGCCGCCGCGATTCCCCTCTCAGCGATGTGCGCACTGATTGCCATGAAGCTCGCCGGCGTGTCGGCCAACTTGATGAGTCTCGGCGCTGTCGACTTCGGCGTGATCGTCGACGGCGCGGTGGTGATGATTGAGAATGCTGTTCGCTTTGCGAGTCGTTACCAGCGCGAAACCGGCGCCGTGCGGATTCCCAAATCCGTGTTCAAAGAATCGGCTCGCGAGGTCGGTACGCCGATTCTCTTCGCGGGGCTGATTGTGATTATCGTCTTCCTGCCGATTCTCAGTTTGCAGGGTGTGGAAGGAAAAATGTTCCGGCCGATGGCGTTCACGTTCATGACGGCGTTGACGGGAGCGCTCATTCTTTCCGTGACGGTGATGCCCGTCATGGCATCGCTGTTTTTGGCACGGCGAGTTAGTTCCGAAGACACGCGACTCGTTCGTTGGCTGAAGCGTTCATACGAACCCATGCTGAAGTTCGCGATGGAGCGGCCCGTCGTCATGATTTCCGTCGCCGGCGGTATCTTTGCCGTGAGTGTCCTCACAGCGGCCACTTTTGGTGTCGAGTTTGTGCCGAAGCTCGACGAAGGGGATCTCGCGATCCAAGCCGTCCGCTTGCCGAGCGTCTCACTCGAGACTTCGCTGGAGATGACCAAAGCGATCGAGCGCACGCTGCTGGTGTTTCCGCAAGTAGAAAGCGTCGTGTCGAAAACAGGCCGCCCGGAAATAGCGAACGACCCGATGGGCGTGCATCAAACCGATATCCTGGTGCGTCTGAAAGCGCCCGAGCATTGGCCGAAGGCGATCGACAAGGGAGATCTGGTCACCGAGATGCAAGCGGCGCTCGAAAAGAACGTCCCCGGCAATTCTTTCGGCTTTACTCAGCCGATCGAGCTGCGTGTGCAAGAACTCGTGGCGGGCGTGAGGTCTGACGTGGGCCTTAGCTTGTATGGCGATGATCTGGAGGTGCTCAAAACTCAAGGCGATCGCATCGTGCGAGTGCTTAACCAGGTCGCAGGGGCCGCCGATGTGCAGGCTCAGCAGATCGCCGGCTTGCCGTATGTGCGGGTGATTGTGCAGCGCGATGCCATTGCCCGGTACGGCATCAATTCGAGCGATGTGCTCAATGCTGTGAGTGTGGTCGGCGGTCAACCTGTGGGCGAAGTCTTTGAAGGGCAACGGCGGTTTCCCTTGCAGGTGCGACTCGCTCCGAATTCGCGACAATCGGTCGAACAGTTGAAGCAACTCAAAATCGAAGATGCGCGCGGTCGGCAGATTCCCATCTCTCAGTTGGCCGAAATCAAAACCGAAGATGGCCCGTCCGAAATCAGTCGCCATGCGATTCGTCGGCGACTGCTGATTCAGTGCAACGTGCGCGGTCGCGATCTGGCAGGTTTCGTGAACGAAGCCCAGGAGGTGGTTGCCAAGCAAGTGACGCTGCCGCCCGGTTACTCACTGGCTTGGGGCGGCCAGTTTCAAAATCTGCAGCAAGCCACGCAGCGGCTGATGATTGCCGTGCCGGTCGCGTTGTTTCTGATCTTCTCGTTGCTGTATGTCACCTTTAGTTCGGTGAAGCTCACGCTGCTCATTTATTTGAACGTGCCGATTGCTGCGACAGGAGGTATCTTTGCTCTCTGGCTGCGCGACATGCCGTTCTCGATCTCGGCGGGAGTCGGCTTTATCGCGTTGTTCGGCATCGCGGTGATGAACGGCGTGGTGCTGATCGAACACATTCGTCACTTGCGCGAACATGGACACGATCAACTTTCCGCCGTGGTGAATGGTTCGATCGATCGGCTTCGGCCCGTGCTGATGACAGCGATGTGCGGCGCATTGGGGTTCGTGCCGATGGCCGTTTCGGGCAGTGCGGGAGCGGAGGTGCAGCGGCCACTGGCAACGGTTGTGATCGGCGGGTTGTTGACGTGCACGGTCCTGACGTTGCTCGTTTTGCCCGCCATTTATCGCTGGTTCGAACCGGCCGCCAGCGAACTGCCGGCAACGGAACATCATTGA
- a CDS encoding cation diffusion facilitator family transporter yields the protein MSTKQSTSELSSVPLVGMAVNASLAVLKITAGVLGNSYALIADGLESTADIVSSLVVWSGLRVAATPANERHPYGYGKAEALAGLVAALALLGAAAMIAIQSVREIVTPHHLPHWSTLAVLVLVVVIKECLARWVDKIGAEVESSAIQADAWHHRSDALTSLAAFIGIAVGLIGGPGYEAADDWAALVACLVITYSGLRLLRSAARELMDVAPRKEFELRVRELAASVEGVLAIEKCRIRKSGLTYFVDIHIEVDGEATVRAGHEIGGRVRSTLRDSDLSIADVHVHIEPHSAPRERP from the coding sequence ATGTCAACGAAACAATCCACCTCTGAATTGAGCTCCGTGCCGCTCGTCGGCATGGCAGTGAACGCATCGCTCGCGGTACTGAAGATTACCGCGGGCGTGCTGGGGAACTCCTACGCTCTGATTGCCGATGGCTTGGAGTCGACAGCAGATATCGTCTCGTCGCTCGTCGTCTGGAGCGGACTGCGCGTCGCGGCAACTCCCGCCAATGAGCGACACCCCTACGGCTATGGAAAAGCGGAAGCCCTCGCCGGCCTGGTGGCGGCCCTCGCGCTGCTGGGCGCTGCGGCCATGATCGCAATTCAAAGTGTGCGAGAAATCGTCACGCCCCATCATCTGCCGCATTGGTCGACGCTCGCGGTGCTGGTGCTAGTTGTCGTGATCAAGGAATGTCTGGCTCGCTGGGTCGACAAGATCGGCGCGGAAGTGGAGAGCTCAGCGATCCAAGCCGACGCGTGGCACCATCGCTCAGATGCTTTGACCTCGCTGGCCGCATTCATCGGCATCGCGGTCGGGCTGATTGGCGGCCCCGGTTACGAAGCAGCCGATGACTGGGCCGCGCTCGTGGCCTGCCTGGTGATCACTTACAGCGGACTCCGATTGCTCCGGTCCGCCGCCCGCGAATTGATGGATGTCGCGCCGCGCAAGGAATTCGAGCTACGCGTGCGAGAGTTGGCCGCCAGCGTCGAAGGCGTGCTAGCCATCGAGAAATGCCGCATCCGCAAAAGTGGCCTGACTTACTTTGTCGATATTCACATTGAAGTCGATGGTGAAGCGACCGTGCGCGCAGGGCACGAAATCGGCGGCCGAGTGCGAAGCACCCTGCGCGATTCCGACCTGTCGATCGCCGATGTCCACGTTCACATCGAACCCCATTCCGCCCCCCGTGAGCGGCCCTAA
- a CDS encoding effector-associated domain EAD1-containing protein, which produces MTDHGQYLQALNEAVVSAFPDTDGLKELIRFQFDLRIQDEVSLSTPNKTIVFDTIELFEAKGELEQLISAIAQVRSNNALFRAFCSQYHPEFINRVADSQAASDVADGLQTIKRARQSQPEVNAVLKDISDEIEIICNGILALKLLKQLHEVLHIIDFKFFKLLVSAAKNYRARPTGTEEAFELRVYTSDFEDKVVEARKLTEKLVPADRVLEGWVEKLALAAEMLRAALLPGSANPLTPIQTLIRPTLGQAPSVVYARLAEDARQIPLDHLLTGIRQMKPLFQDENNRLLKSCELGLAALQQRLRDVISEHYFWQKIDINLRLIDNAIDRPAAEASWLEDLQCLLPSIIREIETICTLRHEAEWREPLEKSWLKLRQALELNQPENMRFDYYECQRLARGRFYNVDAELLEVCTQLVTLNGPLAELNSL; this is translated from the coding sequence ATGACTGACCATGGTCAATACTTGCAGGCATTGAACGAGGCGGTTGTTTCCGCGTTTCCCGACACTGATGGTCTCAAGGAGCTTATTCGGTTCCAGTTTGACCTTAGAATCCAGGACGAGGTTTCTCTTTCGACTCCGAATAAGACCATTGTTTTCGACACAATTGAGTTGTTTGAAGCCAAGGGAGAGCTAGAGCAATTGATCAGCGCTATTGCGCAGGTCCGATCAAATAATGCGTTGTTTCGCGCGTTTTGCAGCCAATATCATCCAGAATTCATCAATCGCGTGGCCGATTCTCAGGCGGCATCGGACGTCGCCGACGGTCTGCAAACCATCAAGCGGGCCCGACAATCTCAACCCGAAGTTAATGCAGTCTTAAAGGACATCAGCGACGAAATCGAGATCATCTGCAATGGCATACTGGCATTGAAGCTGCTTAAACAGCTACATGAAGTATTGCATATCATTGATTTCAAGTTTTTCAAACTGCTAGTATCTGCGGCAAAGAACTATCGTGCTCGCCCCACGGGTACCGAGGAGGCATTCGAACTACGTGTTTATACCAGCGACTTTGAGGACAAGGTCGTCGAGGCTCGTAAGCTGACAGAGAAGCTAGTTCCAGCAGATCGAGTGCTGGAAGGATGGGTCGAAAAATTGGCCTTGGCGGCGGAAATGCTGCGGGCAGCCCTGCTGCCGGGTTCGGCCAACCCGCTGACACCGATTCAAACATTGATTCGGCCAACGCTGGGCCAAGCTCCATCGGTGGTTTATGCCAGGCTGGCTGAGGACGCGCGGCAAATTCCTCTTGATCATTTGCTGACGGGCATCCGGCAAATGAAGCCTCTTTTTCAAGACGAGAACAACCGGCTCCTCAAGTCTTGCGAGCTTGGGCTCGCTGCCTTGCAACAGCGGCTACGAGATGTGATTAGCGAACATTATTTCTGGCAGAAGATCGACATCAATCTGCGACTGATCGACAACGCAATCGATCGTCCGGCAGCGGAAGCTAGTTGGCTGGAGGATCTCCAGTGCCTATTGCCGTCGATTATTCGCGAGATTGAAACCATTTGTACGCTGCGGCATGAGGCGGAATGGCGCGAACCCTTAGAGAAATCTTGGTTAAAGCTGCGCCAAGCTTTGGAGCTGAATCAGCCAGAAAACATGCGGTTCGACTATTACGAGTGTCAGCGCCTGGCTCGCGGTCGTTTCTACAATGTCGACGCCGAATTGTTGGAGGTCTGCACTCAACTGGTGACTCTCAACGGTCCACTGGCAGAACTCAATAGCCTGTGA